The window CATCACCATGGCAACAACCCTTTTGTCCCTTGCCCTGGACGAAAAGGTTCGGCCCCGACTTGCCATGACGGGAGAACTCTCCCTTGCGGGGTTCGTTCTTCCCATCGGCGGACTGAAAGAAAAGACCATAGCGGCTCGCCGTAACGGGATTAAACAGGTTATCATCCCCCGTCAGAATGAGAGGGACTTGAATGAAATACCGGAACACGTTACGCGGGGAATCACCTTTCACCCGGTGGAAAGCCTGGAAGAGGTCCTGGAGATCGCTTTGGGAAAAACCACGGCCCAGTAGATCCTGGAACGACAGAACCTTCATGGCCCGGTTCGGACGGCCCCCGGGAGCCCCTATCGTGGCGGCGCTCTTTCTGGGGGTGCTGGTCCCGGCATCGCTGGTGCTGGCCGGGTGCGTTCCCGATTTCGGGGATTCCGGGAAAACAGGCCCCGGGGACACCTCTTCCGGACCGGAAGCCCCCCCCGGGGAATCATCGCCGGAGATAACCCGCTGGGAGGAGCTCCCCGATTCCTTTCTCCCCCACGGAGACTTTGCTCTCACCCTGGGCGCTCTGCGGGAAACCCTGGCCGGAGAATCACCAGACATCGCCCGGGCGATCCTGGAAGCTCCCCAGAAGTTTCTCGGCCTGATGGCCCAGGCCCTGGAAATGCCCCGGGATCTTTTCGTCCTGGTAGACAAGAGCACACCCCTCCCGGAGGACTACGTCCCCGAAGACCTGGTGGATCTCACAGAGTATCAGGATCGGCTTACCCTGAACCGGGAGGGGCTCTCCCTCCGGAAAGTGATCATGCCCGACCTGCTGGCCATGGTAGAGGATGCTGCCCGGGAAGGGATAACCCTGGACCTCTCCAGCACCTACCGGAGCTACGCCTACCAGGAGTGGCTTTTCCAGTACTGGGTGGACCAGCTTGGAAGGGAACGGGCCGAGCGCTCCAGCGCCCGTCCCGGGTCCAGCCAGCACCAGCTTGGAACAGCCATCGATTTCGGAAGTGTCACCGGACCCTTTGCGCAACACCCGGCCGGTCGGTGGCTGGCTGAAAAAGGCTGGCGTTACGGTTTCTCGCTCTCCTACCCCCAGGAGTATGAGGAGGTCACGGGTTATATCTACGAACCCTGGCACTTCCGTTATATTACCCGCCCCGGCACCCGCCTGGAACGGTTCTTTTTCGACGGTATCCAGCAGTATTTCCTGGAGTTCTGGGACCGCAGGGAGCCCTTTTTCCGGGAACGTTACCGTCCGGGTTCGCCCTCCCACTGGTGAGACCATGGAACTACTTTCTCCCGGAGGCACAAAAGAAAAAGCCCGCCTGGCACTCCTCTACGGTGCCGACGCGGTCTATCTGGGGATTCCCGGTTTTTCCCTCCGGGCCGGGGCCGAACCGGATCTGGACCACCAGGCCCTGCGGGATCTCAAGAAAGATTTCCCTCAGCGCCGGCTCTACGGTGCCTTGAACCGTTTTGTCCTCCAGAAAGATATGGGACGCCTCAAGGAATCCCTCCAGGAACTGAGGGCCGCACCCCTGGATGCCCTGATTGTGGCCGATGCGGGTCTCCTGGAACCGATCCGGTCGATCCTTCCGGAGATCGAGCTCCATCTTTCAACCCAGGCAAACTGCACCAACTCCGGAGCAGCCCGGCTCTATCATCAAATGGGATTCTCCCGGATCGTTCCGGCCCGGGAGCTCACCCTGCCGGAAATCAGGGAGATCAAGGACGCAGTACCGGACCTGGAACTGGAGGTTTTTGTCCACGGGGCGATGTGCATGGCCTACTCGGGGCGGTGCTTTCTGTCCCAGGAGATGACAGGCCGATCGGCAAATCAGGGGGACTGCGCCCACTCCTGCCGCTGGCACTACGCCGTGGTGGAGGAACAGCGCCCCGGAGAATACTACCCGGTGCAGCAAGATCAAGACTATCTGGCCATTTTCTCTGCCCGGGATCTGATGCTTCTGGATGCGCTCCAGGAAATTCGCACGGCCGGCGTCTCGGCAATCAAAATCGAAGGACGCATGAAGAGCGCCCTCTATGCAGCTATCGCAACCCGGGCCTATCGAACCGCCCTGGATCAAACCCCCGATGCCCCACGGTGGAGAGAGGAACTCTTCCGGCTACCCCACCGCCCCTATTCGGGAGGATTCCTCCTGGAAGACAGGACGGTCCATGAACCGGCCCGGGAGTCCGGTGGTGCCGGGTATCGCCTCATGGCGATCCTGGGGGAAGCACCCCGGGGAGAACCGGTCCCGCTGACAGTGAAAAACACGGTGTATCGCGATACCAGAACCGATTTGCTCCTCCCCAACGGCTCGATAACTCCCTTGAAAGAGCTGGACCTGCGAGACTCAGCCGGACATCTCCTGGAGAGGGCAACCCAGAAACCCGCAAGCTATCTGGCCCCACCGGCAGAACTGGCAGGACAGGACCTGAGAGGAGGAATCCTTCGAAGCTGCGCAGAAGGATACCCCGAAACCGTTGCCTCCCGCCGCTGAAGCCGCTACCATAGGGAGCCATGACGATACACGAGCGATTGAGTTCCCTGGGGTTGCGGTTTCCCTCGGTCCTGATCCCTGCAGGCCATGTTGATCTGC of the Alkalispirochaeta americana genome contains:
- a CDS encoding M15 family metallopeptidase — its product is MARFGRPPGAPIVAALFLGVLVPASLVLAGCVPDFGDSGKTGPGDTSSGPEAPPGESSPEITRWEELPDSFLPHGDFALTLGALRETLAGESPDIARAILEAPQKFLGLMAQALEMPRDLFVLVDKSTPLPEDYVPEDLVDLTEYQDRLTLNREGLSLRKVIMPDLLAMVEDAAREGITLDLSSTYRSYAYQEWLFQYWVDQLGRERAERSSARPGSSQHQLGTAIDFGSVTGPFAQHPAGRWLAEKGWRYGFSLSYPQEYEEVTGYIYEPWHFRYITRPGTRLERFFFDGIQQYFLEFWDRREPFFRERYRPGSPSHW
- a CDS encoding peptidase U32 family protein; protein product: MELLSPGGTKEKARLALLYGADAVYLGIPGFSLRAGAEPDLDHQALRDLKKDFPQRRLYGALNRFVLQKDMGRLKESLQELRAAPLDALIVADAGLLEPIRSILPEIELHLSTQANCTNSGAARLYHQMGFSRIVPARELTLPEIREIKDAVPDLELEVFVHGAMCMAYSGRCFLSQEMTGRSANQGDCAHSCRWHYAVVEEQRPGEYYPVQQDQDYLAIFSARDLMLLDALQEIRTAGVSAIKIEGRMKSALYAAIATRAYRTALDQTPDAPRWREELFRLPHRPYSGGFLLEDRTVHEPARESGGAGYRLMAILGEAPRGEPVPLTVKNTVYRDTRTDLLLPNGSITPLKELDLRDSAGHLLERATQKPASYLAPPAELAGQDLRGGILRSCAEGYPETVASRR